The following coding sequences lie in one Arachis ipaensis cultivar K30076 chromosome B03, Araip1.1, whole genome shotgun sequence genomic window:
- the LOC107630839 gene encoding LOW QUALITY PROTEIN: protein MICRORCHIDIA 7 (The sequence of the model RefSeq protein was modified relative to this genomic sequence to represent the inferred CDS: deleted 1 base in 1 codon; substituted 1 base at 1 genomic stop codon) — protein sequence MDACVKQELTGDVPNVPPGRTRTGAVSPIPPGSAVIQLSSSSDSDSEPDLDGLVAGVVESTISPGGGSPTKRRKMNDDGEVLPLGFLSPLPPPLSPSPAVLSLPAPQGASSSAHLNGTTSTSVAPTTRGSRQFWKAGDFDGAPSSSFESSSTVGMDHVRVHPKFLHSNATSHKWALGAFAELLDNSLDEVCNGATYVNVDMLVNKKDGTRMLLIEDNGGGMDPDKMRQCMSLGYSVKSKMANTIGQYGNGFKTSTMRLGADVIVFSRCSGKDGKSATQSIGLLSYTFLRSTGKEDIVVPMLDYERRGREWNKMLRTSIHYWGILPSFMSMWIKFLPLLLHLXFNLMKDHGTRVIIYNLWEDDQGELELDFDADPHDIQIRGVNREEKNIQMAKEYPNSRHFLTYRHSLRSYASILYLRLPPGFRIILRGKDIVHHNIVNDMMLSQEVTYRPQAGIDGIPKDSNMIAIVTIGFVKDAVHHIDVSGFNVYHKNRLIKPFWRLWNPAGSGGRGVIGVLEANFVEPAHDKQGFERTLVLSRLEAKLVQMQKSYWATNCHKIGYVSNRTRKQNNSSVDREASPDFVPEASKRKYSATNGKGTPLTSDQPHSQLNQKRSRKESEKYSAYKSSTSRMPSSSGQSSSAEDESDEITVVPKKQAKGSSQRTSLAEKSFEKENGSFPDIPSSGRGLRSARVSRLKVQDVNDGEHPVSDSGALTLEKLREENRELKKRLEKKEEEILGEVLEALQYEKERCKALETQLRDAGKKIEDLNKEQENLIDVFSEERDRRDAEEKSLRKKLQDASNTIQELLDKVRLLEKKSSAR from the exons ATGGATGCATGCGTCAAACAGGAACTCACCGGCGATGTTCCCAATGTGCCCCCAGGGAGGACCCGAACTGGTGCCGTTTCACCCATTCCTCCTGGCTCCGCAGTTATTCAACTCAGTAGCAGCAGCGATTCCGATTCGGAGCCGGATTTGGATGGTTTGGTCGCCGGGGTAGTAGAAAGCACCATTTCGCCCGGAGGAGGGAGTCCGACCAAGAGGCGCAAGATGAATGACGATGGAGAGGTTCTTCCCCTTGGATTTTTGAGCCCTCTCCCTCCGCCCTTATCGCCATCCCCTGCGGTGCTGTCGTTACCGGCGCCGCAGGGGGCTTCTTCTTCGGCGCATCTGAACGGGACCACGAGCACCAGCGTGGCGCCGACTACTAGGGGAAGCAGGCAGTTTTGGAAAGCCGGTGATTTCGACGGTGCTCCTTCCAGCAGCTTCGAATCATCTTCAACCG TTGGAATGGACCACGTCAGAGTTCATCCGAAGTTTCTGCATTCTAATGCCACAAGTCATAAGTGGGCTCTAGGAG CTTTTGCTGAGCTTTTGGATAACTCGTTGGATGAG GTTTGCAATGGCGCTACATATGTCAATGTAGATATGCTTGTAAATAAGAAAGATGGAACCAGGATGTTGCTGATTGAAG ATAATGGTGGTGGAATGGATCCGGATAAAATGCGTCAATGCATGTCACTGGGGTATTCAGTGAAAAGCAAAATGGCAAATACAATTGGGCAAT ATGGAAATGGCTTTAAAACAAGTACTATGAGGCTTGGGGCTGATGTGATAGTATTCTCTCGCTGCTCTGGCAAAGATGGGAAGAG TGCTACACAAAGCATAGGCTTGCTGTCTTACACATTTTTGAGGAGTACTGGGAAGGAAGACATTGTAGTACCCATG TTGGACTATGAAAGACGAGGACGGGAATGGAATAAGATGTTACGGACTTCTATTCAT TACTGGGGCATCTTGCCTAGTTTTATGAGTATGTGGATTAAATTTTTGCCGTTACTGTTACACTTGTAGTTCAATCTGATGAAGGATCACGGCACACGTGTAATTATATACAATCTTTGGGAGGATGACCAAGGAGAGCTGGAGCTTGATTTTGATGCAGATCCACAT GATATTCAAATCAGAGGCGTAAACAGAGAGGAGAAAAACATACAGATGGCTAAAGAGTATCCCAACTCAAGACACTTCTTAACTTATAGGCACTCTCTAAGG AGTTATGCCTCAATTTTATATTTGAGGCTTCCTCCAGGCTTCCGAATTATTCTTCGTGGGAAAGATATTGTGCATCACAATATAGTGAATGACATGATGTTGTCTCAGGAGGTGACATACAGGCCACAAGCTGGGATTGATGGGATCCCGAAGGATTCAAAT ATGATTGCTATTGTTACTATTGGATTTGTCAAGGACGCAGTTCATCATATTGATGTTTCAGGGTTCAACGTCTATCATAAGAATCGACTCATTAAG CCATTCTGGAGGCTGTGGAATCCTGCAGGAAGTGGTGGTCGTGGGGTCATAG GTGTTTTAGAAGCCAACTTTGTTGAACCTGCTCATGATAAACAAGGCTTTGAGAGGACTTTAGTTTTATCTAGATTGGAAGCGAAATTGGTACAGATGCAGAAAAGTTACTG GGCCACTAACTGCCATAAAATTGGTTATGTTTCCAATCGAACTAGAAAACAAAACAACAGTTCAGTTGACAGAG AGGCATCACCTGATTTTGTCCCAGAAGCTTCAAAAAGGAAGTATTCTGCCACAAATGGCAAGGGAACTCCATTGACATCAGACCAACCACATTCACAATTAAATCAGAAACGGAGCCGAAAAGAATCAGAAAAATATAGTGCCTACAAGAGCTCGACGTCAAGGATGCCAAGCTCATCTGGACAATCGTCATCTGCTGAGGATGAGAGTGATGAAATTACTGTTGTACCCAAGAAACAAGCAAAAGGGAGCAGTCAGAGGACATCTCTAGCTGaaaaatcatttgaaaaagaaaatggaagttTTCCGGACATCCCATCTAGTGGAAGAGGCTTGCGGTCAGCACGAGTATCCAGGCTAAAG GTACAGGATGTAAATGATGGTGAACATCCAGTATCAGATTCCGGTGCACTTACTCTGGAAAAGTTGCGAGAAGAGAATCGTGAGTTGAAGAAAAG ATTagagaagaaggaggaagaaatATTGGGAGAAGTATTGGAGGCACTGCAGTACGAGAAAGAGAGGTGTAAAGCTCTGGAAACTCAG CTTCGTGATGCAGGAAAAAAGATTGAAGACTTGAATAAGGAGCAAGAAAATCTAATCGACGTGTTCTCAGAAGAGAGGGATCGACGGGATGCTGAAGAAAAAAGTTTGAGAAAGAAGCTGCAG GATGCATCAAACACAATACAGGAGCTGCTTGACAAGGTAAGGCTCCTGGAAAAGAAGTCGTCTGCTAGATAG